Proteins found in one Larimichthys crocea isolate SSNF chromosome I, L_crocea_2.0, whole genome shotgun sequence genomic segment:
- the LOC104928039 gene encoding rapamycin-insensitive companion of mTOR isoform X4: MEVRKALLEVLYDIFQLVIPVVTADFNEALSSVEPSRFQDSWRLSDGFVASEAKTILPNRSCSRPDLMDNYLALVLSAFIKSGLLEGLVTVITSSDDAMSIRATILVGELLHMANTILPHSHSHHLHCLPALINMAASFDIIQEKRLRASAAVNYLKCFHEKKRRGAKPYSLYLDHILRTSGASHDCREQHFRPHRDIFIVKETEDALMTNMRDSHILNHKENLDWKWCLIGTILKWPNISLRSNKDEQMHNLVSVRLCLYRFVRRLLFFYKPSSKLYGSLELEHPKARQLTVVGCQFVEFLLASEEEGQAYLEDLVRDIVHCLFSSTGLKPDYSLQASGLLTTLSQHYFLFLGTLSSHPHGVKMLEKCNVFQYLLNTCSLKNQEHLLKLTVSTLDYSRDGLARVILSKILTAATDSCRLYATKHLRVLLRASVEFFSNWGIELLVTQLHDHNKTISMEALDILDEACEDKANLHALIEMKPALTHLGDKGVLLLLRFLSIPKGFSYLSERGYITKQMEKWQKEYNLKYVDMIEEQLNEALTTYRKPVNGDNYVRRSNQRLQRPNVYLPVHLYSQLVHDKTGCELLQAQNVVPDLSYTVRCPVLDKWEGIKQLKAALWALGNIGSSNWGLNLLLEEGVITDIVALAHDCEVLSIRGACLYVLGLISKTRQGCDTLKQQGWDAVRHSRSMLWPIVPEELEPQPRPYNLLSSVPSTLRQDSESDSVQPSVCMLDDERLEGCDFSEDSSLYMCPKVMKDRGPFTMLASSRFRNRLLHSLSLPGKKPRPTPYSKGTSQGGGPDGKKGLKHSLAEPPSYSFVAADVFPIYNSNKAIENGGSTPSIGEEEMDGSGVRTAENQREQCSYERLAEDGPSGGGSGAQYKSRSQSFNTDTTTSGISSMSSSPSKETLPSTIDTDCVSLNTVISTQTIQNAHSLTPQPCFTPLSIPKSCSTSLVPPGSSHTLPRRAQSLKSPSVTTLSSLADYTLYSSSRDVLGYAALKYSSSHNGCTSPRDALGYATLRRLQHQRIQPSLSHSESLASPAKDILFTDAITMNTGSLDSRLTSRRFLKALSFASLDKEDLLSPISQTTLQRSSSVRSIVSSATYGSSDDYIGLALPVDINNMFQIKETPYFKKRLSPPSDERSAKFFSGDSDGPGEGCRSSRLCSQLSITELMAVSRAEQKQMLDSEETGLQEHNDNNCLYCAGLTVLGFNSQHSTPDLEVPPFSEWCSSPPANHVEVVVQAKLSGASGCSDTVSQGSGGSGRSTELVLGVKSIEDAPAGRVLLRKEVLRLIINLSSSVGTKNHETSLLTIKEKFPCAFDDICLYSEVSYLLAHCMFRLPSRRFIQELFQDVPFIPIYEEAESILSMSSQKPPSPRSDT; this comes from the exons ATGGAAGTACGG AAAGCTTTGTTGGAGGTGTTGTATGACATCTTCCAGCTCGTCATACCTGTAGTGACTGCAGACTTCAATGAAGCACTGAGTAGTGTAG AACCCAGCAGATTTCAGGACAGCTGGAGGTTGTCTGATGGATTTGTAGCGTCTGAGGCGAAAACAATTCTCCCAAATCGATCATGCTCAAG ACCGGACCTAATGGACAATTATCTGGCTCTGGTGCTTTCTGCCTTCATTAAGAGTGGACTACTAGAG GGTCTGGTCACAGTGATCACCAGCAGCGATGACGCCATGTCCATACGGGCTACCATCTTGGTTGGCGAACTTCTCCATATG GCCAACACCATCCTCCCTCACAGCCACAGCCACCATCTGCACTGCTTACCCGCCCTCATAAACATGGCGGCTTCCTTTGATATCATTCAGGAGAAGAGACT ACGAGCGAGCGCTGCAGTCAACTACCTGAAGTGTTTTCACGAGAAGAAGAGGCGAGGAGCTAAACCTTACAGTCTCTACTTGGACCACATCCTGCGCACATCAGGAGCATCACACGACTGTCGAGAGCAGCACTTTAGACCTCACAGAGACATTTTCATTGTCAAG gAAACTGAGGATGCTCTGATGACCAACATGAGAGACAGCCACATCCTCAACCACAAGGAGAACCTAGACTGGAAATGGTGTCTCATTGGAACCATTCTGAAG TGGCCAAATATTAGTTTACGTAGCAATAAGGATGAACAAATGCACAA CCTTGTTTCTGTGCGCCTTTGTCTGTACAGATTTGTGCGAAGGCTGCTCTTCTTTTATAAGCCCAGCAGTAAGTTGTACGGCAGCCTGGAGCTGGAGCATCCCAAGGCCAGACAGCTCACTGTGGTCGGCTGTCAGTTTGTAGAGTTCTTGCTGGCGTCTGAAGAG GAAGGTCAGGCCTACCTGGAAGACCTGGTGAGGGACATTGTCCACTGTCTGTTCTCTTCTACTGGACTCAAACCTGACTACAGTCTGCAGGCCAGTGGGCTGCTAACCACACTCAGCCAGCACTACTTCCTCTTCCTGGGCACCCTGTCCTCCCACCCACATGGCGTCAAGATGCTGGAGAAGTGCAACGTCTTTCAGTA TTTGTTGAACACGTGCAGTCTGAAGAATCAAGAGCACCTGCTGAAGCTGACAGTCTCCACACTGGATTACAGTCGAGACGGTTTGGCTCGAGTCATCCTGTCCAAAATCCTCACTGCTGCCACTGAT TCCTGCAGGCTGTACGCCACAAAGCACCTGCGGGTCCTACTGCGTGCCAGTGTGGAGTTCTTCAGTAACTGGGGCATTGAGCTTCTGGTCACTCAACTTCATGACCACAATAAGACCATTTCCATGGAGGCACTGGACATCCTGGATGAAGCCTGTGAAGACAAG GCCAACCTTCATGCACTTATAGAGATGAAACCTGCTCTCACACACCTGGGGGACAAAGGTGTGCTACTGCTGCTAAG GTTTTTATCTATTCCAAAGGGTTTCTCCTATCTCAGTGAGAGAGGATATATCACGAAACAGATGGAGAAATGGCAGAAG GAGTATAACTTGAAGTATGTTGACATGATAGAAGAGCAGCTCAATGAGGCCCTCACCACATACCGCAAGCCTGTTAATGGAGACAACTACGTACGCCGCAGCAACCAAAG GTTACAGAGGCCAAATGTTTACCTTCCTGTGCATCTGTACAGTCAACTGGTTCACGATAAGACTGGCTGTGAGCTACTTCAAGCTCAG AATGTGGTTCCTGATTTAAGTTACACTGTTCGATGTCCAGTCCTGGACAAATGGGAGGGCATCAAGCAGCTGAAGGCAGCACTTTGGGCTTTG ggAAACATAGGCTCATCAAACTGGGGTCTGAACTtgctgctggaggagggggTGATCACTGATATAGTGGCTCTGGCCCACGACTGTGAGGTTCTGTCCATCAGAGG GGCCTGTCTCTATGTGCTTGGCCTCATCAGTAAGACAAGGCAGGGCTGTGACACGCTGAAGCAGCAGGGCTGGGATGCAGTGAGACATAGCCGTAGTATGCTGTGGCCCATAGTACCGGAAGAGCTGGAGCCGCAGCCCAGACCCTACAAcctgctgtcctctgtcccCAGTACACTCAGGCAAGACAGCGAGAGTGACTCCGTACAACCCA GTGTGTGTATGCTCGATGATGAGAGGCTCGAAGGCTGTGACTTCTCAGAGGACTCTTCTCTGTACATGTGCCCCAAAGTGATGAAGGACCGAGGCCCCTTCACCATGCTGGCCTCTTCCCGTTTCCGTAACCGCCTTCTCCACTCGCTGTCGCTCCCTGGAAAGAAGCCTCGCCCCACCCCTTACTCTAAAGGCACCAGCCAAGGAGGGGGGCCGGATGGAAAAAAGGGGCTCAAGCACTCTCTTGCAGAACCTCCCAGCTACTCATTTGTAGCAGCAGATGTTTTCCCAAtttacaacagcaacaaagcCATAGAAAATGGTGGGAGCACTCCCAGCATCGGGGAGGAGGAAATGGACGGGTCAGGGGTCAGGACAGCTGAGAACCAGCGGGAGCAGTGCAGCTATGAGCGTTTGGCTGAAGATGGACCCTCAGGAGGAGGCAGTGGAGCCCAGTATAAGAGCCGCAGCCAGAGCTTTAACACAGACACCACCACAAGCGGCATCAGCTCCATGAGCTCTAGCCCCTCCAAGGAGACCCTGCCCTCCACCATCGACACAGACTGTGTCAGCCTCAACACTGTGATAAGCACCCAGACCATCCAGAACGCGCACTCACTCACACCCCAGCCCTGCTTCACACCACTCTCAATTCCCAAGTCCTGTTCTACCTCACTCGTCCCACCTGGCTCCTCCCACACCTTGCCCCGTCGAGCCCAGTCCCTCAAGTCCCCCTCAGTGACCACCCTGAGCAGCTTAGCTGACTACACCCTGTACTCTAGCTCCAGAGATGTTTTGGGATATGCCGCACTGAAGTACTCAAGCTCCCACAATGGCTGCACAAGTCCTCGTGACGCTCTGGGCTATGCCACCCTGAGGAGGCTGCAACATCAGCGCATCCAACCGTCTCTGTCGCACAGCGAGTCCCTGGCCTCCCCAGCCAAAGACATCCTCTTCACTGATGCCATCACCATGAATACAGGCAGTCTGGACTCCAGACTCACGTCACGGAG ATTTCTAAAAGCTCTGAGCTTTGCATCTCTGGATAAAGAAGACCTGCTGAGTCCAATCAGCCAAACTACACTGCAGCGCTCCTCCTCTGTCCGCTCCATAGTGTCCAGTGCCACCTATGGCTCCTCTGACGACTACATCGGCTTAGCATTGCCTGTGGATATCAACAACATGTTCCAG ATTAAAGAAACACCATACTTCAAGAAGAGGCTGAGTCCGCCTTCTGACGAGCGCTCAGCTAAGTTCTTCTCTGGAGATTCTGATG gtcCCGGTGAGGGATGTCGCTCATCAAGGCTCTGCTCTCAGCTCAGTATCACCGAGCTGATGGCGGTGAGCCGggcagaacagaaacagatgcTGGACTCAGAGGAGACGGGTCTCCAAGAGCACAACGATAACAACTGCCTGTACTGCGCTGGGCTGACTGTGCTTGGTTTCAACTCTCAACACAGCACCCCAG atCTTGAGGTGCCCCCGTTCTCAGAGTGGTGCAGTTCACCTCCAGCAAACCACGTGGAGGTCGTGGTCCAAGCCAAGCTGTCAGGGGCGTCTGGATGCAGTGACACCGTGTCCCAGGGATCTGGAGGTAGTGGCCGCAGCACAGAACTTGTTCTGG GAGTGAAGTCCATAGAAGATGCCCCGGCTGGCAGGGTCCTGCTGAGGAAGGAGGTGCTTCGTCTGATCATCAATCTCAGTTCGTCTGTGGGGACCAAAAACCACGAGACCAGCCTGTTAAC GATCAAGGAGAAGTTCCCCTGTGCGTTCGATGACATCTGTCTGTATTCAGAGGTGTCCTACCTGCTGGCTCACTGCATGTTCCGCCTGCCCTCACGCCGCTTCATTCAGGAGCTCTTCCAAGATGTGCCATTTATACCA ATTTATGAAGAGGCTGAGAGCATCCTGTCCATGTCGTCACAGAAGCCGCCGTCTCCACGCTCTGATACTTGA